A single window of Mycolicibacterium aurum DNA harbors:
- a CDS encoding TetR/AcrR family transcriptional regulator: protein MGAVESREAFFDAGLEVLSDLGYGGLKLAEVCHRLGVTTGSFYHYFTNWSAYTRQLVAHWQQGMTVRVVDAVQDEPDPRRRIGRFLEAGLTLPHGAEAAIRVWGAIDPEVRAVQAAVDRQRFDAMHDSALHILQNNRQADLFAAWAVYLLVGYEQAILPSDTPGLRWLAEQLLEALDSGRFSTVPDDE, encoded by the coding sequence ATGGGGGCGGTTGAATCGCGGGAGGCGTTCTTCGACGCGGGCCTCGAAGTCCTCTCCGACCTGGGGTACGGCGGCCTGAAGCTGGCCGAGGTATGTCACCGGCTCGGCGTCACCACCGGCTCGTTCTACCACTACTTCACCAACTGGTCGGCGTACACACGGCAGCTGGTGGCGCACTGGCAGCAGGGCATGACGGTGCGGGTGGTCGACGCGGTCCAGGACGAGCCCGACCCCCGCCGACGGATCGGCAGGTTCCTCGAGGCCGGGCTGACGCTGCCCCACGGCGCGGAGGCCGCTATCCGGGTGTGGGGCGCCATCGACCCCGAGGTCCGCGCCGTGCAGGCCGCGGTCGACCGACAACGCTTCGACGCGATGCACGACTCGGCACTGCATATCCTGCAGAACAATCGTCAGGCGGACCTGTTCGCGGCGTGGGCGGTATACCTGCTGGTCGGCTACGAACAGGCGATCCTGCCGTCGGATACGCCGGGATTGCGCTGGCTCGCCGAACAGCTGCTGGAGGCACTCGACTCCGGCCGCTTCAGCACGGTGCCCGACGATGAGTGA
- a CDS encoding TetR/AcrR family transcriptional regulator, protein MPYTASRGPGRPPAAKAAETRERILHAAREVFSELGYDAATFQAIAIRADLTRPAINHYFASKRVLWAEVVEQTNTTIVSAGIARAQEQTTLIDRLSAFLSVATQADSEDRSAAAFLVTSVLESQRHPELNNDAHDSLKNSRAFVSWAVNDAITRGELSTDTDIDHLVEMLVAVVWGMGFYSGFVSDRTDLGAVVHKLELLLANKLWNLSE, encoded by the coding sequence GTGCCGTATACGGCTAGTCGAGGTCCAGGACGTCCTCCCGCAGCGAAGGCAGCTGAAACACGGGAGCGCATTCTGCATGCCGCTCGCGAGGTGTTCAGCGAACTCGGATACGATGCCGCGACGTTTCAGGCAATCGCCATTCGTGCAGATCTGACCCGTCCCGCCATCAATCACTACTTCGCCAGCAAACGCGTTCTGTGGGCTGAGGTGGTCGAGCAGACCAACACCACGATTGTTAGCGCGGGCATCGCCAGGGCGCAGGAGCAGACGACGCTGATCGATCGGTTGTCGGCCTTCCTGTCGGTGGCGACGCAGGCGGACTCCGAGGACCGCTCGGCGGCCGCCTTTCTGGTGACGTCGGTGCTCGAGTCGCAGCGGCATCCCGAACTCAACAACGACGCACACGACTCCCTGAAGAACTCGCGGGCGTTCGTCTCCTGGGCGGTCAACGACGCCATCACCCGCGGTGAACTGAGTACCGACACCGATATCGACCACCTGGTGGAGATGCTGGTCGCGGTCGTCTGGGGCATGGGCTTCTACTCGGGATTCGTCTCGGACCGCACCGATCTCGGCGCGGTGGTGCACAAGCTTGAGCTGTTGCTGGCCAACAAACTCTGGAACCTGAGCGAATAA
- a CDS encoding SAM-dependent methyltransferase: protein MSSLRTHDDTWDIASSVGATAVMVAAARAAETGRADRLINDPYARILVEGAGAGSWDYIADEAFVAQVTESDPEAGKLFEHMGNYQAVRTHFFDAFFAAAVDAGIRQVVILASGLDSRAFRLPWPAGTTVFEIDQPKVLEYKSATLAEHGVQPTAERREVAIDLRQDWPAALTAAGFDASRPTAWLAEGLLMYLPADAQDRLFTQITELSAPESRLAAESMGVHAPDRRERMRERLASIADKAGVEPMDITELTYEDPDRAEVADWLTANGWRAAAVDSQEEMDRLGRFVEITDSDEPSFSTFTTGVKL, encoded by the coding sequence ATGAGTTCACTTCGCACCCACGACGACACCTGGGACATCGCGTCCAGCGTCGGGGCCACCGCCGTCATGGTCGCAGCGGCGCGCGCTGCGGAAACCGGGCGCGCGGACCGACTGATCAACGACCCCTACGCCAGGATCCTCGTGGAAGGTGCCGGCGCGGGCAGCTGGGACTACATCGCCGACGAGGCGTTCGTGGCGCAGGTGACCGAGTCCGATCCCGAGGCCGGCAAGTTGTTCGAGCACATGGGCAACTACCAGGCCGTGCGCACCCACTTCTTCGATGCGTTCTTCGCCGCGGCGGTGGACGCAGGCATCCGCCAGGTCGTCATCCTCGCTTCCGGCCTCGATTCCCGCGCGTTTCGGTTGCCCTGGCCCGCAGGCACCACGGTGTTCGAGATCGACCAGCCCAAGGTGCTCGAGTACAAGTCGGCGACGTTGGCCGAGCACGGAGTGCAGCCGACCGCCGAGCGCCGCGAGGTGGCGATCGACCTGCGACAGGACTGGCCTGCCGCGCTCACGGCCGCCGGGTTCGACGCCTCCCGCCCTACGGCGTGGCTCGCCGAGGGCCTGCTGATGTACCTGCCAGCCGACGCCCAGGACCGGCTGTTCACCCAGATCACCGAGCTGAGCGCACCCGAAAGCCGGCTCGCAGCCGAGTCGATGGGCGTGCATGCGCCGGACCGCCGTGAACGCATGCGGGAACGGCTCGCATCGATCGCCGACAAGGCCGGGGTGGAGCCCATGGACATCACCGAGCTGACCTATGAGGATCCCGACCGGGCCGAAGTCGCCGACTGGTTGACCGCCAACGGGTGGCGCGCCGCGGCTGTCGACTCGCAGGAGGAGATGGACCGGTTGGGCCGTTTCGTCGAGATCACCGACAGCGACGAGCCGTCGTTCTCCACCTTCACCACGGGTGTGAAGCTCTGA
- a CDS encoding aldehyde dehydrogenase family protein, whose product MTTESVVGLHADSSAGGADIPAVVRKLRDTFATGRTRSVEWRKQQLHALERLMSENEGAIADALEKDLGRSPFEAWLADVASTAGEAAFAAKNVGKWMKRRHRLLEMSQLPGRGWVEYEPFGTVLVIGAWNFPFALTLGPAVGAIAAGNTVVLKPSEVAPASSALMAELVPRYLDNDAIAVIEGDGAVSQELIAQGFDHLIFTGGTEIGRRVYEGAAAHLTPVTLELGGKSPVIVAADADVEVAAKRIAWTKLINSGQICIAPDYVLADASIRDRLVDELRKTIDTFEAGNSGGKQIVNERHFNRLANALAATKGTVAVGGGTDAVSLKIQPTVVVDPDPAEPLMTDEIFGPILPVVTVQNLDEAITFVNSRPKPLAAYLFAKAKAVQERVVKEVPAGGMLINHLLFHFATHKLPFGGVGPSGMGAYHGKFGFETFSHRKSVMAKPTRPDLTALIYPPYTEKAWKLARKLF is encoded by the coding sequence ATGACCACCGAATCCGTCGTAGGCCTCCACGCCGACAGCAGCGCCGGCGGCGCCGACATTCCCGCCGTCGTCCGCAAGCTCCGGGACACCTTTGCCACCGGCCGCACCCGCAGCGTCGAATGGCGCAAGCAGCAACTGCACGCGCTCGAGCGGCTGATGTCCGAGAACGAAGGCGCCATCGCCGATGCGCTGGAGAAAGATCTGGGCCGGTCGCCGTTCGAGGCGTGGTTGGCCGACGTCGCCAGCACCGCCGGAGAGGCCGCGTTCGCGGCGAAGAACGTCGGCAAGTGGATGAAGCGCCGCCACCGTCTGCTGGAGATGTCGCAGCTGCCCGGCCGCGGGTGGGTGGAGTACGAGCCCTTCGGCACGGTGCTGGTGATCGGCGCGTGGAACTTCCCGTTCGCGCTGACTCTCGGGCCTGCCGTCGGCGCCATCGCCGCGGGAAACACCGTGGTGCTCAAGCCTTCTGAAGTCGCCCCCGCGTCCTCGGCCCTGATGGCCGAGCTGGTTCCGCGCTACTTGGACAACGATGCCATCGCCGTCATCGAAGGCGACGGCGCGGTCAGCCAGGAGCTCATCGCCCAGGGCTTCGACCACCTGATCTTCACCGGTGGAACCGAGATCGGCCGCCGCGTCTACGAAGGCGCCGCGGCGCACCTGACCCCGGTGACCCTCGAGCTGGGCGGCAAGAGCCCGGTGATCGTCGCCGCCGACGCCGATGTCGAGGTGGCCGCGAAGCGCATCGCCTGGACCAAGCTGATCAACTCCGGCCAGATCTGCATCGCCCCGGACTACGTGCTCGCCGACGCGTCCATCCGCGACCGGCTCGTCGACGAACTGCGCAAGACCATCGACACGTTCGAGGCCGGGAATTCCGGCGGCAAGCAGATCGTCAACGAACGCCACTTCAACCGGCTGGCCAATGCGCTGGCCGCCACCAAGGGCACCGTCGCCGTGGGTGGCGGCACCGACGCGGTGAGCCTCAAGATCCAGCCGACGGTCGTCGTGGATCCCGACCCGGCCGAGCCGCTGATGACCGACGAGATCTTCGGGCCCATCCTGCCCGTCGTCACCGTCCAAAACCTGGATGAGGCAATCACTTTCGTCAACTCGCGGCCCAAGCCGCTGGCTGCCTACCTGTTCGCCAAGGCCAAGGCGGTGCAGGAACGGGTTGTCAAGGAAGTGCCCGCGGGCGGCATGCTCATCAACCACCTGCTGTTCCACTTCGCCACGCACAAGCTGCCCTTCGGCGGCGTCGGGCCGTCCGGCATGGGGGCGTACCACGGCAAGTTCGGCTTCGAGACATTCAGCCACCGCAAGTCGGTGATGGCCAAGCCAACCCGACCCGACCTCACGGCCCTGATCTACCCGCCGTATACAGAGAAGGCGTGGAAGCTGGCCCGCAAGCTGTTCTAG
- a CDS encoding SDR family oxidoreductase, with amino-acid sequence MPGVQDRVIVVTGAGGGLGREYALTLAREGASVVVNDLGGARDGTGAGSAMADDVVKEIKDAGGRAVANYDSVAEPEGAANIIKTAVDEFGKVDGVVSNAGILRDGTFHKMEFGNWDAVLKVHLYGGYNVIRAAWPHFRENGFGRVVVATSTSGLFGNFGQANYGAAKLGLVGLINTLSQEGAKYNIKANAVAPIAATRMTQDILPPEVFEKLTPEYVAPVVAYLCTEENPDTASVFIVGGGKVQRVALFQNSGVTFTEVPSVDDIAGKWGEITDLSAAERATFSLG; translated from the coding sequence GTGCCAGGAGTGCAGGATCGTGTCATCGTCGTCACGGGCGCCGGAGGCGGACTTGGGCGCGAGTACGCGCTGACGCTTGCCCGGGAGGGTGCCAGCGTCGTCGTCAACGACCTCGGCGGAGCGCGCGACGGTACCGGTGCCGGGTCTGCCATGGCCGACGACGTGGTCAAGGAGATCAAGGACGCCGGCGGCCGCGCCGTCGCCAACTACGATTCCGTCGCCGAGCCCGAGGGCGCTGCCAACATCATCAAGACCGCCGTCGACGAGTTCGGTAAGGTCGACGGCGTCGTCAGCAACGCTGGCATCCTGCGCGACGGCACCTTCCACAAGATGGAGTTCGGCAACTGGGACGCCGTGCTCAAGGTGCACCTCTACGGCGGGTACAACGTGATCCGCGCCGCGTGGCCGCACTTCCGCGAGAACGGCTTCGGCCGCGTCGTGGTCGCCACGTCGACCAGCGGTCTGTTCGGCAACTTCGGCCAGGCCAACTACGGAGCGGCCAAGCTCGGCCTCGTCGGGTTGATCAACACGCTGTCCCAGGAGGGCGCGAAGTACAACATCAAGGCCAACGCCGTCGCGCCGATCGCCGCCACCCGGATGACGCAGGACATCCTGCCGCCCGAGGTCTTCGAGAAGCTGACCCCCGAATACGTGGCGCCGGTGGTGGCGTACCTGTGCACCGAGGAGAACCCGGACACCGCATCGGTGTTCATCGTCGGTGGCGGCAAGGTGCAGCGGGTGGCGCTGTTCCAGAACAGCGGCGTGACGTTCACCGAGGTGCCCTCGGTCGACGACATCGCGGGCAAATGGGGCGAGATCACCGACCTGTCGGCGGCCGAGCGGGCCACCTTCAGCCTCGGCTGA
- a CDS encoding NADPH:quinone oxidoreductase family protein, translating to MKALVAQELSGPAGLVYTDVDDPVGNDSVVIDVGAAGVCFPDLLMLRGEYQMKMPAPFIPGLEVAGTVRSAPDGSGFVAGQRVSGFSLLGAWAERVAVPVDSVVPTHDGLDDGSAVCLLGNYYTMYFALQHRGALQAGETVLVLGSGGGVGTAAVQIAKALGARVIAMVHRRSAVEFVQSLGADVVLPLTDGWLDAVKEHTGGRGVDLVVDPIGGSAFDDAIRAMATEGRLLVIGFAAGGIPTVKVNRLLLRNVSVVGVGWGEFVNRTPGAQAQVGAALATLVDGGLRPPAPVRFPLSDGVAALQRFADGEINGKLVLEP from the coding sequence ATGAAAGCGCTTGTCGCGCAAGAGCTATCCGGACCTGCCGGGCTGGTCTACACCGACGTCGATGACCCTGTCGGCAACGACAGCGTCGTCATCGACGTCGGTGCGGCCGGTGTCTGCTTTCCCGATCTGCTGATGCTGCGCGGCGAGTATCAGATGAAGATGCCCGCGCCGTTCATCCCCGGCCTCGAGGTGGCTGGCACCGTTCGGTCCGCCCCCGATGGTTCCGGCTTTGTTGCCGGGCAGCGGGTTTCGGGCTTCAGCCTGCTGGGAGCCTGGGCTGAGCGGGTCGCGGTGCCGGTCGACAGCGTGGTCCCGACGCACGACGGGCTCGATGACGGCTCGGCGGTCTGCCTGCTGGGCAACTACTACACGATGTACTTCGCGCTGCAGCACCGCGGGGCGCTCCAGGCCGGCGAGACGGTGCTGGTGCTCGGGTCCGGTGGCGGGGTCGGCACCGCTGCGGTCCAGATCGCGAAAGCACTGGGCGCCAGGGTCATCGCGATGGTCCACCGCCGGTCGGCTGTCGAGTTCGTCCAGTCCCTCGGCGCCGACGTGGTGTTGCCACTGACAGACGGTTGGCTGGACGCGGTCAAGGAGCACACCGGCGGCCGTGGAGTCGACCTCGTGGTGGACCCGATCGGCGGGTCCGCCTTCGACGACGCGATCCGCGCCATGGCCACCGAGGGCAGGCTGCTGGTCATCGGCTTCGCCGCGGGTGGCATTCCCACCGTAAAGGTGAATCGGCTGCTGCTCCGCAACGTCAGTGTCGTCGGTGTGGGGTGGGGGGAGTTCGTCAACCGCACCCCAGGCGCGCAGGCCCAAGTCGGCGCCGCGCTGGCCACCCTCGTCGACGGCGGCCTCAGACCGCCTGCGCCGGTACGCTTCCCGCTCTCGGACGGGGTGGCTGCGTTGCAGAGGTTCGCCGATGGCGAGATCAACGGCAAGCTCGTGCTGGAGCCGTAG
- a CDS encoding haloacid dehalogenase type II: MSIRALAFDVFGTVVDWRASVIAQLEAFGRISNVTADWARMADDWRAGYVPSMERVRSGELPWTRLDDLHRARLVELLAGAGVTAADPEIDHLNRAWHRLDPWPDSVEGLTRLKRRFTITTLSNGNVSLLTNMAKRAGLPWDCVLSAEIFHHYKPDRETYLGTADILDVAPEELMMVAAHPSDLRAAREAGLRTAFVFRPAEYGPDRTLNRPADGEFEFIANDFLDLADQLGA; this comes from the coding sequence ATGAGCATCCGCGCGCTGGCCTTCGACGTGTTCGGCACCGTCGTTGATTGGCGCGCCAGCGTCATCGCGCAACTGGAAGCGTTCGGCCGCATCAGCAACGTCACAGCAGACTGGGCACGCATGGCCGACGACTGGCGCGCCGGCTACGTCCCGTCGATGGAGCGGGTACGCAGCGGCGAGCTGCCGTGGACGCGCCTGGACGACCTGCATCGCGCTCGCCTCGTCGAGTTGCTCGCCGGCGCCGGTGTCACCGCCGCCGACCCCGAGATCGACCACCTGAACCGCGCCTGGCACCGGCTGGACCCCTGGCCCGACAGCGTCGAGGGACTCACCCGGCTCAAGCGCCGGTTCACCATCACCACGCTGTCCAACGGCAACGTCTCGCTGCTGACCAACATGGCCAAGCGTGCCGGACTGCCGTGGGACTGCGTGCTCTCGGCAGAGATCTTCCACCACTACAAACCCGACCGCGAGACCTATCTCGGCACCGCGGACATCCTCGACGTGGCACCCGAAGAGTTGATGATGGTGGCCGCGCACCCCTCCGATCTGCGCGCGGCGCGAGAGGCAGGGCTACGCACGGCGTTCGTCTTCCGGCCTGCCGAGTATGGCCCCGATCGCACACTGAACAGACCCGCCGATGGCGAATTCGAGTTCATCGCAAACGATTTCCTCGATCTCGCCGACCAGTTGGGTGCGTGA
- a CDS encoding methyltransferase domain-containing protein, whose amino-acid sequence MSTTTTLSPALRMAEKLLVDPPANPDVSRGYLDLLGDRPAGADARNTGAIQALWASRLGSLFYDNAQTVARRLLTAWQEPTEWLNLPVGGTALDVGSGPGNVTAALGRAVGPAGLALGVDISEPMLARAVHAEGGPNVGFLRADAQRLPFRDESFDAVVSIAMLQLIPDPSVAVAEMVRVLRPGRRIAVMVPTAGPVAAPLRYLPNAGAHVFDDDELGDAFERLGLVSVRTKSIGTIQWVRGKKA is encoded by the coding sequence ATGAGTACCACCACGACACTGTCACCTGCGCTCCGGATGGCGGAGAAGTTGCTCGTCGACCCGCCGGCGAATCCCGATGTCAGCAGGGGATACCTCGACCTGCTGGGTGACCGGCCCGCCGGCGCCGACGCCCGCAACACCGGCGCGATCCAGGCGCTGTGGGCGTCGCGGCTGGGTTCGCTGTTCTACGACAACGCGCAGACCGTCGCCCGTCGCCTGCTGACGGCGTGGCAGGAGCCCACCGAATGGCTCAACCTGCCGGTCGGCGGTACCGCCCTCGACGTCGGCAGCGGGCCCGGCAACGTCACCGCCGCGCTCGGCCGTGCCGTCGGTCCGGCCGGCCTTGCGCTGGGAGTGGACATCTCCGAGCCCATGCTGGCGCGCGCCGTGCACGCCGAGGGCGGTCCCAATGTGGGTTTCCTTCGGGCCGATGCGCAGCGCCTGCCGTTCCGCGACGAATCGTTCGATGCGGTGGTCTCGATCGCGATGCTGCAGCTGATCCCGGACCCGTCGGTGGCAGTGGCGGAGATGGTGCGGGTACTGCGGCCCGGTCGGCGCATCGCGGTCATGGTGCCGACCGCCGGACCGGTGGCGGCTCCGTTGCGCTACCTGCCGAACGCCGGTGCCCACGTCTTCGACGACGACGAACTCGGTGATGCGTTCGAGCGTCTCGGCCTGGTGAGCGTCCGGACCAAGAGCATCGGCACCATCCAGTGGGTGCGCGGCAAGAAGGCGTGA
- a CDS encoding DUF456 domain-containing protein: protein MSTAGLVLVALAIAVGLVGIIVPVLPGGILVIGAIGVWAYVENTLVSWVVFGIAAALFVVFQVIKYTWPVKRMRQAEVRTSVLVVGGVAGVVGFFVIPVVGLLIGFVLGVFVAELGIRRDTTRAWASTVHALKGVALSVGIELTGALLATLAWAVGVALTV, encoded by the coding sequence GTGAGCACCGCCGGCCTCGTCCTCGTTGCGCTGGCGATCGCCGTCGGCCTCGTCGGCATCATCGTGCCGGTGCTGCCGGGCGGCATCCTGGTGATCGGAGCCATCGGCGTCTGGGCCTACGTCGAGAACACACTCGTCTCGTGGGTGGTGTTCGGTATCGCGGCGGCGCTGTTCGTAGTCTTCCAGGTGATCAAGTACACGTGGCCGGTCAAGCGGATGCGTCAGGCCGAGGTCCGCACATCGGTGCTGGTGGTCGGCGGTGTCGCCGGTGTGGTCGGCTTCTTCGTCATCCCCGTTGTCGGCCTGCTCATCGGGTTCGTGCTGGGCGTCTTCGTCGCCGAGCTGGGCATCCGCCGGGACACGACGCGCGCGTGGGCGTCCACGGTGCACGCCCTCAAAGGGGTCGCGTTGTCGGTGGGCATCGAGCTCACCGGCGCACTGCTGGCGACCCTGGCCTGGGCGGTCGGCGTCGCCTTGACGGTCTAG
- a CDS encoding tyrosine-protein phosphatase: MVAVGTSRGGELSGAWNFRDVSEQTGIAPGRFYRASELSKLDDAGRQTLAGYGVTDVADLRTLRELERHGPGLVPTGVDIHHLPFIETTASDDEAPHEQAFQRMMTDKPDGESVSDAAARYMTEEYQRIAAAPLARQAVNRVVTLLGSDRTVLAHCFAGKDRTGFTIAVVLEAAGVDRDAIMADYLRSNVAVPQLRETILTTIRDRAAEMPEVMEMAEARLTDAVLGVREEYLDTARRTVDSEFGSLTGYLEAAGLTDDDIGRLRTALNG; this comes from the coding sequence GTGGTTGCCGTCGGCACCTCACGCGGCGGAGAGCTGTCGGGGGCATGGAACTTTCGTGACGTCTCCGAACAGACCGGTATCGCACCGGGCCGGTTCTACCGGGCCAGCGAACTGTCGAAGCTCGACGACGCGGGGCGCCAGACGCTGGCCGGCTACGGCGTCACCGACGTCGCCGACCTGCGCACCCTGCGCGAACTCGAGCGCCACGGGCCGGGGCTGGTGCCCACAGGCGTGGACATCCACCACCTGCCGTTCATCGAGACCACCGCCTCCGACGACGAAGCGCCGCACGAGCAGGCGTTCCAGCGGATGATGACCGACAAGCCCGACGGGGAGTCCGTCTCCGACGCCGCCGCGCGGTACATGACCGAGGAGTACCAGCGGATCGCCGCCGCCCCACTGGCACGCCAGGCGGTGAACCGGGTGGTGACGCTACTCGGATCGGACCGCACGGTACTGGCGCACTGCTTCGCCGGCAAGGACCGCACCGGCTTCACCATCGCCGTCGTTTTGGAAGCCGCCGGGGTCGATCGGGACGCGATCATGGCCGACTATCTGCGCAGCAACGTCGCCGTACCGCAGCTGCGCGAGACCATCCTGACCACGATCCGGGACCGGGCCGCGGAGATGCCCGAGGTGATGGAGATGGCGGAGGCGCGGCTGACCGATGCGGTGCTGGGGGTGCGTGAGGAGTACCTCGACACTGCGCGCCGGACCGTGGACTCCGAGTTCGGTTCGCTGACCGGTTATCTGGAGGCCGCCGGGCTCACCGACGACGACATCGGCAGGCTGCGCACGGCACTCAACGGCTGA
- a CDS encoding acyl-CoA dehydrogenase family protein, with the protein MDFAMSAKGQDYHKRLTDFMIEYVFPAEESYEAYRHEKGPNDHTVPPVVEELKKKAKEQGLWNLFLPSESGLTNLEYAPLAELSGWSMEIGPEVLNCAAPDTGNMETLHLFANEEQSKQWLEPLLNGEIRSAFAMTEPAVASSDARNIETTMLRDGDDYVINGRKWWISGAADPRCKLLIVMGRTNPDAASHQQQSMILVPVDTPGVSIERSLPVFGYQDQHGHCEISFDNVRVPVANLLDEEGSGFAIAQARLGPGRIHHCMRAIGVAERAMALMIDRVQTRIAFGKPLAEQGVVQQQIALSRNEIDQTRLLCHKAAWTIDQHGNKSKEARLQVAQIKAVAPQMACNVLDRAIQVHGAAGICDDVPLARLYGWHRAMRLFDGPDEVHMRTIARAELGAEKSAFAAAVTK; encoded by the coding sequence ATGGACTTCGCGATGTCAGCCAAGGGGCAGGATTACCACAAGCGGTTGACCGATTTCATGATCGAGTACGTCTTCCCCGCCGAAGAGTCCTACGAGGCGTACCGCCACGAGAAGGGACCGAACGATCACACGGTGCCGCCGGTGGTCGAGGAGCTCAAAAAGAAGGCCAAGGAGCAGGGATTGTGGAACCTGTTCCTGCCGTCGGAGTCCGGGTTGACCAACCTGGAGTACGCACCGCTGGCCGAGCTCAGCGGCTGGAGCATGGAGATCGGTCCGGAGGTCCTCAATTGCGCGGCTCCCGACACCGGCAACATGGAGACGCTGCATCTGTTCGCCAACGAGGAGCAGAGCAAGCAGTGGCTGGAACCGCTGCTCAACGGTGAGATCCGCAGTGCGTTCGCGATGACCGAGCCCGCGGTGGCCTCCAGCGACGCCCGCAACATCGAGACGACGATGCTGCGCGACGGCGACGACTACGTCATCAACGGCCGCAAGTGGTGGATCTCCGGGGCGGCCGATCCGCGCTGCAAGCTTCTGATCGTCATGGGCCGCACCAACCCGGATGCGGCCAGCCATCAGCAGCAGTCGATGATCCTGGTTCCCGTCGACACACCCGGCGTCTCGATCGAGCGCTCGCTGCCGGTGTTCGGGTACCAGGATCAGCACGGCCACTGCGAGATCTCGTTCGACAACGTGCGGGTGCCGGTGGCCAACCTGCTCGACGAGGAGGGCAGCGGTTTCGCGATCGCTCAGGCCCGCCTCGGGCCGGGCCGCATCCACCACTGCATGCGCGCGATCGGCGTGGCCGAGCGGGCGATGGCGTTGATGATCGACCGGGTGCAGACGCGCATCGCGTTCGGCAAGCCGCTGGCCGAGCAGGGTGTGGTGCAGCAGCAGATCGCGTTGTCGCGCAACGAGATCGACCAGACCCGGCTGCTGTGCCACAAGGCTGCCTGGACCATCGACCAGCACGGCAACAAGAGCAAGGAAGCCCGGTTGCAGGTGGCGCAGATCAAGGCCGTGGCACCGCAGATGGCGTGCAACGTGCTCGATCGGGCGATCCAGGTGCACGGCGCGGCGGGCATCTGCGATGACGTGCCGCTGGCCCGGCTGTACGGCTGGCACCGGGCGATGCGGTTGTTCGACGGGCCCGACGAGGTGCACATGCGCACCATCGCGCGTGCCGAGCTCGGCGCGGAGAAGTCGGCGTTCGCGGCGGCGGTGACGAAGTAG
- a CDS encoding glycosyltransferase has translation MTSVRYAGSPLDTEAPLSVALVGCVDDAHQADDLGALAAALGKRGHAVTAYIRHQGEQTLSAAGYQVHAIGLGRAAPVPAGDALAASGELAAALEDAWRHAVPDVVHAYGWLPGVAAQLAARRHRLPTVQSFHGVAAPAGPTADRARLETALARGAAWVTVASSADLEVLSRVRHNRSSVSLVPAGVDAERFAATAERAVDPHCRIGCLAPNDRLYEDVSRVLRVLPALGDSRLVVGTTGPAGRPDGADRKALQQLAAELGVAHRVTCLGHLRTDDVAKALRGVDVLVSTPTAAPDPGVVLAAMAGGVAVVAHDVDALADVVIHDVTGFLVPPHDVRELTVALKRLQSETFRREGMGAAGRTRARSRYSWDQIAVDVESAYRQAVRATI, from the coding sequence ATGACATCAGTTCGCTACGCGGGATCGCCGCTCGACACCGAGGCGCCGTTGAGTGTCGCGCTCGTAGGCTGCGTCGACGACGCGCACCAGGCCGACGATCTGGGCGCACTCGCCGCCGCACTCGGCAAGCGTGGGCACGCGGTGACCGCCTACATCCGGCACCAGGGTGAGCAGACGCTGAGCGCAGCCGGCTATCAGGTGCACGCGATCGGCCTGGGCCGGGCGGCCCCGGTTCCGGCCGGGGACGCCCTCGCGGCGTCGGGCGAACTCGCCGCAGCGCTGGAGGATGCCTGGCGCCACGCGGTCCCCGATGTCGTGCACGCCTACGGGTGGCTGCCCGGCGTGGCGGCTCAGCTGGCGGCACGCCGACACCGGCTGCCGACGGTACAGAGCTTTCACGGCGTCGCGGCCCCGGCCGGTCCGACCGCGGACCGCGCTCGGCTGGAGACAGCGCTGGCTCGCGGCGCGGCGTGGGTGACCGTGGCCAGCTCCGCCGACCTTGAGGTGCTGTCCCGGGTGCGGCACAACCGGTCGAGCGTCTCGCTGGTGCCCGCGGGAGTGGATGCCGAGCGCTTCGCCGCCACCGCGGAACGCGCCGTCGACCCGCACTGTCGTATCGGGTGCCTGGCGCCGAATGACCGGCTGTACGAGGATGTCTCCCGCGTGCTCCGGGTGCTGCCCGCTCTCGGCGACAGCCGGCTGGTGGTCGGAACGACCGGCCCCGCCGGTCGCCCGGACGGTGCGGACCGGAAGGCGTTGCAGCAGTTGGCCGCCGAACTCGGTGTGGCCCACCGGGTGACCTGCCTCGGGCATCTGCGTACCGACGACGTTGCGAAGGCGCTGCGCGGCGTCGACGTGCTCGTCAGCACCCCGACGGCGGCGCCGGATCCGGGCGTCGTCCTGGCGGCGATGGCCGGCGGCGTCGCGGTCGTCGCTCACGACGTCGACGCCCTGGCCGATGTGGTCATCCACGACGTCACCGGCTTTCTGGTGCCGCCCCACGATGTCCGTGAGCTGACCGTGGCGCTGAAAAGGCTTCAGTCCGAGACCTTCCGGCGGGAGGGGATGGGCGCGGCCGGCCGCACCCGTGCCCGCTCCCGGTACTCGTGGGACCAGATCGCCGTGGATGTGGAGTCGGCCTACCGGCAGGCGGTCCGCGCCACAATCTGA